One window of Nicotiana tomentosiformis chromosome 11, ASM39032v3, whole genome shotgun sequence genomic DNA carries:
- the LOC104110540 gene encoding putative GDP-L-fucose synthase 2 yields the protein MPIDASAKIFVAGHRGLVGSAVVRKLHQLGYTNLLLRTHSDLDLTNQSAVESFFAAEKPQYVILAAAKVGGIHANNTYPADFITVNLQIQTNVIVSSFNHKVQKLLFLGSSCIYPKFAPQPIPENALLTAPLEPTNEWYAIAKIAGIKMCQAYRLQHNFDAISAMPTNLYGTNDNFHPENSHVLPALLRRFHEAKINNLDKVVVWGTGSPLREFLHVDDLADAVIFLLENYSDLEHVNVGSGSEVTIKELAELVKEVVGFKGELIWDSTKPDGTPRKLMDTSKLVGLGWTPKISLRDGLVDTYKWYLENYGKQ from the coding sequence ATGCCGATAGACGCATCCGCCAAGATCTTCGTCGCCGGCCACCGCGGACTCGTCGGATCCGCCGTAGTCCGAAAACTCCACCAATTAGGCTACACAAATCTCCTCCTCCGCACACATTCCGATCTCGACCTCACAAACCAATCCGCCGTCGAATCCTTCTTCGCCGCCGAGAAACCTCAATACGTCATCCTCGCCGCCGCTAAAGTCGGTGGCATACACGCAAACAACACATATCCAGCAGATTTCATCACTGTAAATCTCCAAATCCAAACAAACGTCATCGTTTCGTCATTCAATCACAAAGTCCAAAAGCTTCTGTTCCTCGGTTCCTCATGTATTTACCCTAAATTTGCACCTCAGCCAATTCCCGAAAATGCCCTTTTAACTGCTCCTTTAGAACCTACAAACGAATGGTACGCTATTGCAAAAATTGCCGGTATCAAAATGTGTCAGGCTTATAGGCTACAACATAATTTTGATGCTATTTCAGCAATGCCGACAAATTTATACGGTACAAATGACAATTTTCACCCTGAGAATTCACACGTTTTACCTGCATTATTACGTAGGTTTCATGAAGCAAAAATTAACAACCTAGATAAGGTTGTTGTGTGGGGGACAGGTTCACCCTTGAGGGAATTTTTACACGTGGATGATTTAGCTGATGCAGTGAtatttttgttagaaaattaCAGTGATTTAGAACATGTGAATGTTGGGAGTGGGAGTGAAGTTACTATAAAGGAATTAGCTGAGTTAGTTAAGGAAGTTGTGGGGTTTAAAGGTGAATTGATTTGGGATTCGACTAAGCCGGATGGGACACCAAGGAAGCTTATGGATACTTCAAAGCTTGTTGGATTGGGATGGACACCCAAGATTTCGCTTCGGGATGGTCTTGTTGATACCTATAAATGGTATTTGGAGAATTATGGCAAGCAGTAG